TAATGTCTGGCTTATCAAATCAGAAACGTCTAATAAAATTCTTACATGATAAAAGACCAGATTTGTTTTAAAACATTCCGCTGCTGGGGCATGGTCTTCCATTAGTCGCTGTGGCCGGTGTCACTGCCGTCCTACACTACACTTACAATTTTCAATTGGGTATTAAAGAGAAGCAGGAGTCCTTAATGGAGTTCCTGTTTCTCTTTTTACCAACATCCCTGTTCTTTCTTTTGGCATCGCCCAAAAGAAAGAACCAAAGAAAAGGCTAGGCTCCCACACCCCGGACTTACTTTAGGGCCAGGGCATTGGCTCTGATAGGAGCTTGGCTGGCTCGTTAACAACTTGTTTTGGTATTTCGTTTAGCAGCTCGGCCAGGCCCTGCTGTAATTCGTTGAGGATAGCCTGCTGGTTTGCTGTCAGGGATTCCGTTTCTAGGGCGGCGGCCAGCGTCAGCAAGCGGGCTGCATCCTCGTTTGCAGGTGGGTTCTGACCGTTGATGCCTGAATGGTGGGCAGATGACTGCTGCCCAGGCTGTGCCAACCTGCCTTCAATGATGGTTATGGCCGCCAGATAGTCGGCGGCGACGGTGTGGTCGTGCAGGCGGGCATAGACGAGGGTGCTGTTGGGATGGCGGTGGCCGAGCAAGGCTTGAATGGTGGTAATCTTGCACCCGGCGTTGAGTAGTTGGGTGGCGAAGGTGTGGCGCAGTTGGTGGGGGGTGACTTTGACGCCCGTTCGCTCTCCAGCGGCTTTGATGCGGCCGCGAATAAAGTCTTTACAGACCGGCTTGTGACGAAAGAGGAAAACGTGGTCAGTTTGGCTGCTGCCGCGCACCACCAGATATGCGGTTAAAGCGGCAACCGCGCCATCGGTCAGATACACGGCCCGGTCTTGCAACCCCTTGCCCCGGCGCACGACCAGATGGCGTTGGGTCAGATTCAGGTCAGCCAGCGTCAGTTCTTCCACTTCGCCCAGGCGCAGGCCACCCTGCCAGAGCAGGTAGAAGGCGGCTCTATCCAGCAGGGCGTTGCGCTTTGCCACCGGGGTTGGGGCCTGGTTTACGCGCTGCTCCAGGTCAGTACGCAGGGCGTTGACATGTTCATCGGTCAGGAAGCGGGGCAGGGCGTCTGGCTCTTTGAGACCTTGCAGACGCAGCAGCGCCTGCGGCACGGCGAAATCCCGTTCTTGCAGAAAGCGGAGAGCGGCGTGAAAGGCACGCAGTTCCTGGTTGACGCTTTTGACGGCTGCGCCCGCCGCCAGCCGTTCGTCCAGGTAGGCAAAAATATGGTCGCGGCGGATGTCGTGCAGGACGGTGATGGGGTAGTGGGCAAAGAG
This genomic stretch from Candidatus Leptovillus gracilis harbors:
- a CDS encoding tyrosine-type recombinase/integrase translates to MKSLKSHDDTLSAADRYTCALRNGRKSRLPPGVSDPQPPVVWPPENVALLERYRAWLVGDGAGHTCIDLYYLPVAGHILGFNLKPHPQLDLDNDLEKVMAYAQAKQLSARVIAMYRSGLNRFRRFLLLERGVVETTVNFKPPNIARYQEGLPTWLVEQLTHYQQIRQAGWRPARLNQALLKFWSTHTRLFRWLFAHYPITVLHDIRRDHIFAYLDERLAAGAAVKSVNQELRAFHAALRFLQERDFAVPQALLRLQGLKEPDALPRFLTDEHVNALRTDLEQRVNQAPTPVAKRNALLDRAAFYLLWQGGLRLGEVEELTLADLNLTQRHLVVRRGKGLQDRAVYLTDGAVAALTAYLVVRGSSQTDHVFLFRHKPVCKDFIRGRIKAAGERTGVKVTPHQLRHTFATQLLNAGCKITTIQALLGHRHPNSTLVYARLHDHTVAADYLAAITIIEGRLAQPGQQSSAHHSGINGQNPPANEDAARLLTLAAALETESLTANQQAILNELQQGLAELLNEIPKQVVNEPAKLLSEPMPWP